Within the Carassius gibelio isolate Cgi1373 ecotype wild population from Czech Republic chromosome B15, carGib1.2-hapl.c, whole genome shotgun sequence genome, the region GCAGTATAGAGCTGTGTAGATAATCATTTAGATTCCTGTCAAGCTTCATGAGCTTATATTGTAAGAAAATATCCAAGACAATCAACACTGCTTAATTAAACAATGCACATTTTGAAGAAAGTGAACTGACAACTGGGAACTTGACTTTGAAGTTTTTAGTGCCTACTGACCTGCAGGTTCCTGGTGACTACTTGGGGCCTGAACAGCTGGAGCCATATAACTGAGGGGTGatgctgacctttgacctggtAATACCATCCTGTTCTTAGTAGCAGGCTGTCTGGTGACAGCTCCAAGGCCAAGCTGAGGCCTTAAGGCTCTCGGAAATCGGAAAACGGCTGCAGTAGCATCATGGGTATTTAGCTGAATCGCTCTTCCACCCTAAAATCATAAGAAGCATCCATTGATGTCTTTGTTATCACAAATTTCATAAAGCAGTTgagaatattaataaattacgCTTGGTGCTCGTGTTTTCACAAAGCACAACACATCTACTAGAGTTCAGTAGCGCTGTGTTAGCAGCTGAAAGTCtcttaatacacaagttttaccTGTAAATATTGATCTGGCAGTTCCCCGTGGAAACTCTCTGATTTGCCCAGCAGTTTATGGGGGACAGTGTGGCTGGGTGGCCTGATCCCAGACGCCATCAGTCCTGGAGGGGAGTAGTACCCTGACCTTTGTACTTCCTGACGATACTTGTCATAAATGATATTAGAGGAGCTCAGCACAGGTGAACCTCTGGAGCCCTCGGCCTTAAAATCTTTTGAGGTTGGTGAGCCACTGTACGGTGTAAGTCTTGGCGGTAATGTCGATACTTCATAGGGACCTTCAGACATTGGTTTCGCTTGAGGGCTTTTGCGGAcatatgttatgatttttggtCGAACATTTTTGGGCTTCTGAGGTGGAGAAGACTTCTTAGATTCAAACTCAGCTCTAGTGGGTTGTTGAGGAACAGCAGGTTTTGGGAGACTGCTACTACTACTGAGAAAACTTTTACTTGGTTGCCTCAAACTAGTTGTTCCCCTCTGAAAGGTTTCACTTTGTTCCTGACTTGCTTCTCTTGTGCTAGTAGGTTTGGCTGGTGATGAAGGTGGCTGTTTCCGAGGTGAACAGGTGGTCTTCGGGGATGGAGGGGTCTCAGGGCGAGATGGACTGCCCCAAGGTCTTCGCCTTTCCAAACTTGATGCACTAGAACTTCGGGTCTTTTCAAAAAAAGCTTGCTTCTTATACGGTTGGGGTTCAGAACCACCAGAGTGCACATGTGTATCCTTTGAGGTTAGTTTTGAGGTTTTAAGAGCAATTTTATGAGATTTCTCATCCTGGGATTTGAGCTTATTATTTATATCAGTAGCGGAATCATGAGAGAACCTTCTGTTCTGTGAAGCAGACTGTGTGTTTTCTGAGACAAGAGCTTGGCAAGGTTTCTTCTCAGTTGATATTGTTTTTAAACTTGGAGCTTTGTCTTCTGTTTCATGGTACTCCTTTACATCTCCTAGATTTTCCTGACTGGTGCTTCCTGATTCAATAGGGACCTTCTTGATCCTTGCAATGCTACAATCACTCATGCCATTTGTCAGTTGACCTGAGCTCTCATTTATTACAAAGTCTTTAGCTGGTTGGTTTTGTTGTGCTTCTAAAAGGGGTTCCTCAGGCAATGTGGTAGAGTTCAGATTGTGATCAACACTGTCGATGTGCATTGTACTTTTTCCTGCTTGATGATGCATTCCATCAGTATGTACAGAGCTCCGGCTTTTATCTGAAATAGTAAAACAGGATTGTGAGGCAAGTGTAAGATCCTCAGAGAGGGTTCGGTATGGCCCTGATGGAGCATGCCACGAATCAGCGCTTTGGGTTCGACCTGCATTGTCCAGGGCACTAGCAAGACTTCCTCCAAGACTAGACATTGTGGAGAGGCAAGAGACAAAAACATCATTTTCAGAGCTAAACTCAGTCCTTGCTATGCTGGTCACCATTTCTTTCCCAGTGGACTGAGGACAAACAGTAGACTCCTGCTCCTTTGAAACGAACTGGGAGAACCTTTTACCTTCTACCTTTGGAGACACTGCTTCAGTCTGCATCATATTGGTGGACAGAGCACCATTGACATCTCCTTTAGGAATACTACGTTCGTTGTCATCCTCTAGTTCCTGACTTTCCAGCATCTCAAACTCAGCTAACTCTGGGTCATCACATGGGGAATCTGTGCCCTGGATAATCATCTTCACATGTTCCTCAGTCTTAGATACCACAGAGGACAGGGCTTCAGTTGCCTCCAAAGTTGTTCCTTCATCTCCTCTTTGGATTTCATTAGCATTGGCATCACCATTTAGGGAATCTTCAGTATGTCTGTTGTTGTTCCTGATTTCCTCACAGCCATCTTCAAGGCTGGTCCCGAAGGGTCTGGTGTGTTCATCATTCACACTCATGTTTCCTGAAGGTTTATGTGTTCTCAGGCTTTCATGTAGATCCTTGTTGACCTCCCTTGAGGTCTGGAGCTCTCATCGCTTTCAAACTCAAATCTAAAGTAAGTACTGGCATCTTTCACACTGTTATATGAGATACTGATTTTGAGAAGATGACATCAGGAGTTGTCTTCAACATGTCAAAGTGGGTAAATAGCAACAGATTTAGAAATGTCTTGACATTAAACCTGTTAGAGAAATACAAATAAGAAATAATGTAGACATAAACAGACACGTTCATGTGCAATATTCTAATTGTATAACCATAACAAGATTTGATGGTAGTATGTTTTGAGATCCACAAATActctttttgaattattattttttttttaccttaaagggAAACGGTACTATAATTAGGGGCAATTTGGTATCTGATAGTCAATGAATAGAGTGTAATCATTTGGTTGATTAGTCTAATTGCCTGTTAATTAACcaatttaaatattcacattAGATAATCCTTAATAAAGCTATGTAAGGTGCAAATTTGGTTCTTGgaaaaccttttttattattagcacttttttttattttttattcctgaAGTATTAAGAACTTTCATTTCTATTTATCATACATCTCTTCTTTCACATTTGTTTTGCACAATTCTGTGATCTGTGAAAAATGACACATCCCTTATCATTGCTACTTTGTTAATTCCTTGGTAAACACAAACACTGGCATTTTTCTCCATGTAAATGACAACATACTTTCTTAAAAGGATTttccaggtttaaaaaaaataaataatatatatatatatatatatatatatatatatatatatatatatatatatatatatatataataatccatGGAATAATACATATTCTAATGCTTCAGTCGAATGGGACTTGGAATAATATTTTATCCAGTAATTAAATTCTTTCATAGAGAATTATAAACACAGATAATTCTCCACGCAGTGAGAAAGCACACTCATGCTCTGTTCTCCCTAGCAACAATAACCGCTCCTACACTCCAGAACTTCCACAGTAGGAGGTCGTTCCCTGAGGTAATGGCAGACAAATGTTCATAACAGGAACATATTTTCTAGGAAAACCGGTGCATTAACTGATTTTGTAATAGATAAATAAtagatgaaattctaagcatctAAAATGACAAATGATGTATCTTAATAGATACCATGCTGAAGAAAGACTATTGTTCAACAAGGCGGCaatttatactatttatactaTTACATAATGTAAATATTCCCCtattagaaattatatattttaccaaaataaaccTCTCTAAATGCTGTTTTAACTTCTTTCAGACCTaggtaaacaaaatatattttgtgcatttatacTACTTGGCATGGTCCCTTTCTTGACCTACTTTGTGCATCTGATGGTTTTGTGCATCTGTAGTCAATCATTACAGTTCACTTACTATCATAATGATGTCTCATCATCTTCCTATGCTTTAAAAATGtcggtaatatttttttttaccaatgaaATACTTGCTTTGCAatgaaatcttttttattttgtgtcaactattttattgtgtaaattaaatttattcagTAAGATGAAagttacattaaaacagaaaataaaactgaCTGACCTCCATTCAAAAATGACATGCTCATGGCTAAATGTTATGGAATAAATTAAGCAGTTGCTGTTGAGCTGTCAGAGACAATGACTAACTGTCACAGACTGATTATTAATATGACGGTTTGTCAGTCACATGTGACGAGTCACATCATAGTCAGGTCTGTAGGTCACAGTAACACTTTATGACAGCATGAAGAGATTTGGAATATGTCTCAAAAGATACCCTTCATGACCATTTAGGGTCAGGAGCTCAATTATTTACAATAGGAAGGTAGACAGAAATAGAGAATGAAAACAACCAGTGTCATGTAATAGACTTTGAAAATGCAGCTTGTCAAGCAACAAGCTACTCAAAATTTAAAGGAGCACCAAGTAGAGCAGTTTTTATCAGgtacacagaaaataaaaatccacCAATTATACTGACActttataaatatacaatttttaatcaaaatctaatctcaattttaaaaacaaagattCTTCAGTGGAAAAGAGGTTATTCTAAATAAAATTTCCTTCACAATAAGAAGAATATGGTTCTTTTCTAGCTGCctcaaaatggttcttctattgcaAAGCCACtgtttggaacctttatttttaaaacagttatgCACAGCaggaatttaataaatattaaattattttatgaaattaaacaCAACATAAATGCTTCACagaatcatttaattatttacacaAACCAAACCAATTAAATGGATTTGACATCCCAAAGTACACCTCTGCACATCCATATAAACACTCTCTCataccaaacacacactcaccaaACCTTCTACTTGACCTACTTTCACAGAAAAGGCTCAGAAGTCCTCAAGTTAAAATGTTCAAAGACTTCACAGCCCAACACTAGGGAGGGTTCGAGCTTACAGATACATTTGAATACTAATTATTATACAGTTTACAGAGTTTGATGTTTTGATGCACAATGTATTCAACTtccctttttaaaacattttaattctaccACCAAAATCTAGGAATACAACATAATAAATGATCAATAAAATCTTGAATGACAAGCTGTTTATTAGGACAGAATGCAGAATGCATTTTTATGATGCGTTACTCAAAGCTACTCTTCTGCTACACACTTAAAAGTATCTTCTTTTTCTTCACAAAGAGTACATACTTTTATGGTGTAGTATAATAGGCAAACTGGCACGCAGCACGACTCTGGGTAGAACTTTAAacggatagtccacccaaaaatgaaaatgaatcatttactcacccacaagtTTTTCTAAATCTGTATGCTTTCATGAATGCTGTTTTTTAAGATAACAGATTCATAAATCGTAAGCTTAATCATATTCCTCAATAATAATTTGTGAACGTATAGTGATGTTTTGCTAATTATTAGTTCATCATCATCTAATCACTTGCAAATgattaaacaaaacacacaaattgTTAGCCTATCACTTATTAAtcacttattttaattattagttcATAATTAACTAATCACTTATAACTGAACATTACTATGAAGTGTTACCCTAGGAACCCAAACTTTACCTGACATTCTCACTTACATTAGGGTAGTGACAAATGTAAAACATAAGACTTGCCTCATAATGAAGGTAAATGAAGGCTATAGGAAACAGTTCTAAGCTGCTATGAAGCTTAAGTATATTAGAAGCCATTAACAGCATCTGGAACCTTGCAAATCAGTGACTCTCACAGATGATCAAACAAAGGCTCTGTGGTTTCTACTTCAGATTAGTGCGTTATTAGAGGGAACAAAGCAGGAGTCAGATGAACTGAAAAAGCCCAATGTAAAATCATACTCTTATACTGACTGGCGGGATCTCTACACGGCTCAGTCAGCGGGGATGAGGTTTCCTCCAGGCTGATGGATACCGAGCTGACAGTGAACAGATGAGAGAGCACAGCGATGGCTTTGTTTCGACTTTGTTCAAGTGAGAATGCATGATGAATTCCTGCTCTGCACTTCTGTGTGGCAAAGCCAAGCTTACTGCTGTTGAACAACACAGTACGTATAACGAGTCAAGGAATATGTTGTTATGCCATTTTTCTAACCAGACAGAAGACTATGACCATGACATTGTGTCTTGCAGCATACGTGCCACATTTGGGAGGAAGGATAAATATACTTTACTACAGATTTGTAATTGAATTCACTTTTCAGGTGCTTTAACAAAAatacaagtttcattttttttttttcactctttttctACAGAGGAAGACACACCTAAACAATTTGGTTGAGTAAATGATACAATGACTCATTCATTAAGACTTGTTTAGTTCatgaatgaatcagcatttttttttttaagtgaatagtAGAAATTCCTCGCTTATAAACATAGTCTCTTGTCGCCTACAGGCCTAACATGTATTACCCCAAACTACAGACCAAATGCTCGGAAAAACGATTTGTTTGAATGCGCAAACACAGACAAGCAGAGAGATACAGTACAAACAATGAAATGTCCCAATACTGTTATCTAGCACGTTTGAAACTGTTGCATATATTATAATAagcactttgtcatttgaatGCAGTGACTTTGACGATAACGTTTTGgagacaactgcaaacaaacaaatattagatGAGATTAACAAAGGCCAAACGCAAAACTTGCCATTTGTGAAAATTATACAAATTGTCATTGAACACAGCACAGTCGCTGTTTTGGgatatttattaatgaaaatgttaCGTTTACTATGACTTAAATTAATTATTGTGCTtgcaataaatactttttaaatatatacttgaaaATATACaagtatttacaaaaatatacttGACCcctgctttaaaggggtcatgtgacgttgctaaaaataacattatgttgtgtatttggtgtaatgcaatgtttttatgcagtttaaggttcaaataACACATTAtcttccacataatgtacattattgttgatcttctatgccctgcctttctaaAACATAGATTTTTTACAAAGTTCATCGTTCTGAAAGGCGAGGtctacactgattggccagctatccagtgcgttgtgattggccaaatacctcaagcgtgtgacagaaatgttatgccccttaccataccGTGATGCTGTATGTCCCGGCGTAAtgagaaaaaaactattaaaacccattacaaataaggcatttgttgcatccagtggggacataattactgattataaagaCTTATACTATGTTTTTACGTGTTGTGTTACGTATAATAatcataaaaccatgtctgcatttgtgattggagaaacgacaaacaagaaGCGTTACTCTatactgctcaaaacttgtgcttgaatcatcagtggcaaatcctttaaatatacaaaaagtacTTACAGGCTTTGAGTCAGATGTGCCAGAATGTCCTTACAAATagggaattgccccactttatggAAACTATAAagtaattactgaaaaaaatcacTTTATAGAAACTATAAAGTACTAtagtaaaatgcgctgcacatatctgaatatttgggttgaacttttCTGGAACAATGTTGTAAATCCAACTTAacaactgatttctagttgtgtcctcttttggaaggccaaacaacgCAGTTTCCCTTTGCAACAAAACACAGCATCTTCACAACATGGAAGCGGCGTTACCAAAAATGAGAATCAaggttacgccttctttctttgtgtgaacatttgggcagtgttatgcaaatcttaccacacagtgacgtagacatgtggggcgtgtttaaacgagccgCTTCAGGAGGCCGTGGATgagttttaacttttataaaaaatatctctttgggtttgagactttagtctttgcaactttagggaccTTATCTATGCACCAACAGGTTGCAACACTCCaaagaaaggaaaatttgaaattgcattatatgacccctttaatgtgctGAAATGCAAGTACAGAAGTTTTAAGCttttcacacattcacacagaatACATAGCTGTCAGCAACATAAAAAATGGTGTAACTGCAAGCTTAGTATTTACTCGGATGTATATTAGCATgtctatttaaatacaaaactaTACATTCTAAACGTATACATTCTGTAAATTTTCTTTTTGCACTTGtaatgtttgacagaaacctaGCTCATTACAgattgtggtaggtgtagacgttgtggtaggtgtagacgttaataagcCATAACTTAACAGTAGAATTTTTCGTTgtctacccactgttttagtgggaggtagcaacatctgacagggtaggacaaaTCAGTCACTCAATACATGCGATCCAACATGCAGTTTCTTATCTGCAGCATCAGCCCTGCAGTAATTCTGCTGTCCTGATGCCAGAAATACATCCAGATGCATTCATGATACAGCAGTATATTGGCAGTATTTTTCTATTCATCCGTCTGTCTTTCTATCAATCTCATGAATATTTGTAGCTATTTTATGAGGTGGCAATTTCATATGAATTCATGcagttatatttttacaaaaacatgcCATTTTTAGAAAGCCAACAATTTGCCAAAACATGAAAAAGTTAGAAAAgagtgtattcatttttttttttagaactttaaTGAAATTCAACTTTTTTGTATCATGTAATTTTTACGtaatgtacattcagttcatTGTAATTTAATCAATCTCTTAAAGCATTTGTGCAATTAATCTACACAATTCAGtgataatatatatgttttttacagATAACAGTTTAGTGTTAACATGCTAAGTACCTTTAGAGTGAAcaaaaggaaaagagagagatggCTGACACAGTAAAGACAGACAGTTCTCCTCTTGACTGATACGGTTTCTGTCGCAGACATGAAGTA harbors:
- the mtus2b gene encoding microtubule-associated tumor suppressor candidate 2 — translated: MSVNDEHTRPFGTSLEDGCEEIRNNNRHTEDSLNGDANANEIQRGDEGTTLEATEALSSVVSKTEEHVKMIIQGTDSPCDDPELAEFEMLESQELEDDNERSIPKGDVNGALSTNMMQTEAVSPKVEGKRFSQFVSKEQESTVCPQSTGKEMVTSIARTEFSSENDVFVSCLSTMSSLGGSLASALDNAGRTQSADSWHAPSGPYRTLSEDLTLASQSCFTISDKSRSSVHTDGMHHQAGKSTMHIDSVDHNLNSTTLPEEPLLEAQQNQPAKDFVINESSGQLTNGMSDCSIARIKKVPIESGSTSQENLGDVKEYHETEDKAPSLKTISTEKKPCQALVSENTQSASQNRRFSHDSATDINNKLKSQDEKSHKIALKTSKLTSKDTHVHSGGSEPQPYKKQAFFEKTRSSSASSLERRRPWGSPSRPETPPSPKTTCSPRKQPPSSPAKPTSTREASQEQSETFQRGTTSLRQPSKSFLSSSSSLPKPAVPQQPTRAEFESKKSSPPQKPKNVRPKIITYVRKSPQAKPMSEGPYEVSTLPPRLTPYSGSPTSKDFKAEGSRGSPVLSSSNIIYDKYRQEVQRSGYYSPPGLMASGIRPPSHTVPHKLLGKSESFHGELPDQYLQGGRAIQLNTHDATAAVFRFPRALRPQLGLGAVTRQPATKNRMVLPGQRSASPLSYMAPAVQAPSSHQEPAVDQKRLTLGVAPKFMLPKPGQSGLRPPGFSHLPPARLATLGFVRSASVSSVSSNQSNDSIHSDPCRSSRPHSSSDETLLSRAPLPPAESSSGRSQIRSSPPPPARRSLHAPPRASPVVSRKEFQRDGEITRPIVSSPKRFAVVSPKPQSPVRQKSCVARLGGRAEGVDAERERLMVQRLRERCEDQARQLIALQDELRKSSRCLDVFTVTTLHFCQKSENAAVKERELSLQLARIRDEVVDSVQQWERLQGEKALLEQSFERELKGLQEEQQQELKALQERLVEEHTSEIQRLQHQQNSHLEQLRSQHQEQIEEMSEKHERAMIEMEATHGATLATLQEEHTRTIKNLKMAHEQQKKSMEEEFEKLRLSLQDQVDTLTFQNRALRDRAKRFEEALRRSTDEQIVDALAPYQHIEEDLKSLKEVLEMKNQQIHQQELKISELEKMAQKNVLLEERIQVLQQQNEDLKDRIDRNLAMSRQLSEENANLQVYVEKESTEKKRLSRTNEELLWRLQTGELSPRMSPTQSPLHRPASSPSSPSRQQPFPR